A section of the Paralichthys olivaceus isolate ysfri-2021 chromosome 16, ASM2471397v2, whole genome shotgun sequence genome encodes:
- the pold3 gene encoding DNA polymerase delta subunit 3: MDELYLDNIDEYVNDHDKIVTYKWLSLTLGVHVNTAKQMLFHYLDHKRKESSAQLHATYLVSGKFVDNGQTSHKVSVVREDKLEDTKAKMSLIVSVHVYSVQKALLKDSGPLYSVDYDAVKDNFSNCSKYSAIHCSSAGPTSSLESREIQRAPTPEPVAKKPGLNGEASLASKPSTKPPKGIMGMFANKTTPKNQDKEVKSEQIEDAPAVVAPKSKPAAKANPMTNFFGNQTAKKPDKAVKEEEAAQSTCEAEQRHQSSQPEEKQVAAQSPPKDSKKDAKKDTKKDSRSKTKRIEDSDSEEEKMEKKKRRRIKKPEPDSSDEDVIPDSPQPMETKERSPSPKQEVECVSHSRPSLPGMKIRKRRRVLKSKTFVDDEGCIVTEKGYESESYSESEDDFKATKQAARNPIPAKLPASNREDQKKKKISANANKGSKQASIMGFFQKK; this comes from the exons ATGGACGAACTTTATTTAGATAATATCGACGAATATGTCAACGACCACGATAAGATC GTGACCTATAAATGGCTCAGTCTAACACTTGGAGTCCATGTCAACACAGCAAAACA AATGCTCTTCCACTACCTGGATCACAAGAGGAAGGAGAGTTCAGCTCAGCTTCATGCCACATATCTTGTGTCGGGGAAGTTCGTGGACAACGGCCAAACA aGCCACAAGGTGTCGGTTGTCAGAGAGGACAAACTGGAAG ACACTAAAGCCAAGATGAGCCTGATCGTCAGTGTCCATGTCTACAGTGTCCAGAAAGCTCTACTGAAAGACAGCGGCCCCCTCTACAGTGTGGACTATGATGCTGTGAAGGACAATTTCAGCAACTGCAGCAA ATACAGTGCGATCCACTGCAGCAGTGCAGGGCCCACGTCTTCTCTGGAGAGCAGAGAAATACAGCGGGCTCCCACACCAGAGCCTGTGGCGAAAAAACCTGGCCTGAACGGAGAGGCTAGTCTGGCTTCAAAACCCTCCACCAAACCGCCAAAGGGCATCATGGGAATGTTTGCAAATAAAACCACTCCCAAGAACCAGGACAAAGAGGTTAAGTCGGAACAGATAGAAGATGCTCCTGCG GTTGTCGCCCCTAAAAGCAAACCAGCCGCCAAAGCAAATCCAATGACAAACTTCTTCGGGAATCAGACAGCAA AGAAACCAGACAAAGCTGTGAAGGAGGAAGAAGCGGCTCAGTCGACCTGCGAAGCCGAGCAGCGACATCAGAGTTCCCAACCTGAGGAAAAACAGGTCGCTGCACAGTCGCCGCCAAAAGACTCAAAGAAAGACGCGAAGAAAGACACGAAGAAAGACTCCAGGAG cAAAACCAAGCGAATTGAGGATTCTGACAGCGAGGAGGAAAaaatggagaagaaaaagaggcgAAGGATTAAAAAACCTGAACCGGACAGCAGCGATGAAGATG TCATTCCAGATTCTCCACAGCCGATGGAAACAAAAGAACGGTCGCCTAGTCCTAAACAGGAGGTCGAGTGTGTCTCACATTCACGT CCGAGTCTCCCTGGAATGAAAATAAGGAAGAGGAGACGAGTCCTGAAATCTAAAACCTTTGTAGACGATGAAGGATGCATTG TGACAGAGAAAGGCTACGAGAGTGAGTCGTACTCTGAGTCAGAAGACGACTTTAAGGCCACCAAACAAGCTGCGAGGAATCCCATCCCAGCAAAACTCCCAGCGAGTAACAGAGAggaccagaagaagaagaaaatatctGCGAACGCAAATAAAGGATCTAAACAAGCGTCCATTATGGGATTTTTCCAAAAGAAATGA
- the LOC109645770 gene encoding sodium- and chloride-dependent GABA transporter 3-like, with protein MNREKRKRENQRADGDRGQWASKAEYILVVAGNVVGLGNVWRFPYLCYKNGGGAFLLPYCVLAVVCGIPLFLLETAMGQYTQEGFITCWRKLCPLAQGVGYGYFMMKLYDFSYVLVQVWALFYLVFSFRSQLPWASCDNHWNTANCLSLQFSNSSNVTENLNNTTSSATEFWERRVLGMSGGIEELGSVRWELALCLLVSWVLCYFSIWKGIRSSGKVAYFTATFPYLMLFILLIRGLTLPGAWDGIYYYLYPDVKKLANLEVWLEAGSQIFFSYSLTIGTLNVLGSYCNYNNNCYKDCFWLCLLNSVTSFVAGFVVFSVLGFMAQKHGVTVDKVAESGPGLAFIAYPQATAMMPLPQLWTVCFFLMLILLTVDTHFVTVESVITSVSDLFPKLFHARGRHEVFVLVICLSFFLLHLTFVTEGGIYVFQLIDYYGCTRACQDFMAVVQCLAMAWIFGADRFNDAIKDMTGQRPFIFFKLCWKYLIPLLSAISFVLYLVDYKHLKFNDSYTYPDWAYTLGWAMTLSSVLMVPLWAAGLMCVTPGSFTQRLSVLCRPAGAPTCQTEDGKLREEEVTVELRSSAVTA; from the exons ATgaacagagaaaaaaggaagcGAGAGAATCAGAGGGCTgatggagacagaggacagtGGGCCAGTAAAGCTGAATATATTCTGGTCGTTGCTGGAAATGTGGTCGGTTTGGGCAACGTTTGGAGATTTCCTTACCTCTGCTACAAGAACGGTGGAG GGGCCTTTCTGCTGCCGTACTGTGTGTTAGCTGTTGTGTGTGGGATACCTCTGTTTCTACTGGAGACTGCGATGGGTCAGTACACGCAGGAGGGATTCATCACCTGCTGGAGGAAACTGTGTCCACTGGCACAAG GGGTTGGATATGGATATTTCATGATGAAGCTTTATGACTTCAGCTACGTTTTGGTCCAAGTCTGGGCTCTTTTCTACCTGGTGTTCTCGTTCAGATCTCAGCTCCCGTGGGCCAGCTGTGACAACCACTGGAACACAG CAAACTGTCTCAGTCTTCAGTTTTCCAATTCATCGAATGTGACAGAAAATCTGAACAACACCACCTCTTCTGCGACTGAGTTCTGGGA ACGGCGGGTGTTGGGCATGTCTGGAGGTATCGAGGAGCTGGGCAGCGTCAGATGGGAGCTGGCTCTGTGTCTTCTGGTCAGCTGGGTGTTGTGCTACTTCAGTATTTGGAAAGGCATCAGATCCTCTGGGAAG GTTGCATACTTCACGGCTACGTTCCCATACTTGATGCTCTTTATACTGCTCATCAGAGGCCTCACTCTACCTGGAGCTTGGGATGGGATCTACTATTACCTGTATCCAGATGTGAAGAAGCTGGCTAACCTTGAG GTGTGGCTCGAGGCAGGATCTCAAATATTCTTCTCCTACAGCCTGACGATAGGGACTCTCAATGTCCTGGGCAGCTACTgtaactacaacaacaactgttaCAA GGATTGTTTCTGGCTCTGTCTGCTGAACAGTGTGACCAGTTTTGTTGCTGGATTCGTCGTCTTCTCTGTTCTTGGATTCATGGCTCAAAAACATGGTGTCACCGTCGACAAAGTGGCCGAATCAG GTCCAGGTTTGGCCTTCATCGcttacccacaagcaacagctATGATGCCTTTGCCACAGCTGTGGACCGTCTGCTTTTTCCTGATGCTCATCCTGTTGACTGTCGACACACAT TTCGTGACGGTGGAGAGCGTCATCACCTCCGTGAGCGACTTGTTTCCGAAGCTGTTTCACGCTCGAGGGAGACACGAGGTCTTTGTCCTCGTCATCTGTTTGTCCTTCTTCCTCTTACATCTGACCTTCGTCACTGAG GGAGGTATTTATGTATTCCAGCTGATCGATTATTACGGCTGCACCAGAGCCTGTCAGGACTTCATGGCTGTAGTTCAGTGCCTGGCGATGGCCTGGATTTTTG GTGCTGACCGCTTCAACGACGCCATCAAGGACATGACGGGGCAGAGGCCGTTCATTTTCTTCAAACTGTGCTGGAAGTACCTGATTCCTCTGCTGTCAGCG ATTTCCTTCGTCCTGTACCTGGTCGATTACAAACACCTGAAGTTTAACGACAGCTACACTTACCCTGACTGGGCGTACACGCTGGGATGGGCCATGACTCTGTCGTCTGTTCTCATGGTGCCTCTGTGGGCAGCTGGACTGATGTGTGTCACACCTGGAAGCTTCACACAG CGTCTGTCGGTGCTCTGTCGTCCGGCCGGAGCTCCAACCTGCCAGACTGAAGATGGAaaactgagagaggaggaagtgactGTTGAACTGAGGTCATCTGCTGTGACAGCTTAA